Proteins encoded in a region of the Hypomesus transpacificus isolate Combined female chromosome 17, fHypTra1, whole genome shotgun sequence genome:
- the LOC124479759 gene encoding histone acetyltransferase KAT7 isoform X2, with protein MPRRKRNAGSSSDGTEDSDFSADLEHTDSSENDAHRRRNTRLTRASLRLSQSSQDSSPAQRSPPTTLGPEEVVVFSARRVTRSQQGASVAPKKYPLRQNRSSGSDTELPGDLTERDQKQGADQDESPPRTPTGNAPSSESDIDISSPNVSNDENLAKELSLKDSGSDLSHRPKRRRFHESYNFNMKCPTPGCNSLGHLTGKHERHFSISGCPLYHNLSADECKVRATSRDKQGEERTLSHRQDENRHSTRHQAPTDRQLRYKEKVTELRKKRNSGPLKEQKEKYLDHRQIHGSQREPLLENITSDYDLELFRKAQEKLRLQGQVAEGSNMIKTIVFGRYELDTWYHSPYPEEYARLGRLYMCEFCLKYMKSQTILRRHMAKCVWKHPPGDEIYRKNNISVFEVDGKKNKIYCQNLCLLAKLFLDHKTLYYDVEPFLFYVMTEADNTGCHLVGYFSKEKNSFLNYNVSCILTMPQYMRQGYGKMLIDFSYLLSKVEEKVGSPERPLSDLGLISYRSYWKEVLLRYLNNFQGKEISIKEISQETAVNPVDIVSTLQSLQMLKYWKGKHLVLKRQDLIDDWKAKETKRGSSKTIDPSALKWTPPKGT; from the exons ATGCCTCGGAGAAAG AGGAACGCTGGGAGCAGTTCCGATGGAACGGAAGATTCGGACTTTTCTGCGGATCTCGAGCACACGGACAGTTCCGAGAACGACGCTCACAGGCGGAGGAACACGCGCCTCACCCGTGCTTCGTTGCGACTCAGTCAAAGCTCACAAG ATTCCAGCCCTGCCCAGCGAAGCCCACCAACAACCTTGGGCCCAGAAGAGGTGGTGGTCTTTTCTGCCCGCAGAGTGACCCGTAGCCAGCAAGGGGCATCGGTCGCGCCCAAGAAATACCCCCTGCGCCAGAATCGCTCCTCTGGGTCGGACACGGAGCTGCCTGGGGATCTGACagagaggg ACCAGAAGCAGGGTGCGGACCAGGACGAGTCCCCACCCCGTACGCCCACAGGCAACGCCCCCTCGTCTGAGTCAGACATCGACATTTCCAGCCCCAACGTCTCCAACGACGAGAACCTGGCGAAGGAGCTGTCACTCAAAGACTCTGGTAGCGACCTCTCCCATAGGCCAAAGCGGCGGCGCTTTCACGAGAGCTACAATTTCAACATGAAGTGTCCCACACCAGGATGCAACTCCCTGG GCCATTTGACAGGGAAACACGAGAGACATTTCTCCATCTCTGGCTGCCCTCTGTACCATAACCTCTCTGCCGACGAATGTAAG GTGAGGGCTACTTCTCGTGacaaacagggggaggagaggactctGTCACACAGACAAGATGAGAATAGACACTCCACACGCCACCAG GCTCCGACCGATCGCCAGCTGAGGTACAAGGAGAAGGTGACGGagctgaggaagaagaggaactCTGGCCCTCTCAAGGAACAGAAGGAGAAGTACCTG GACCACCGTCAGATCCATGGGAGCCAGCGTGAGCCCCTCTTGGAGAACATCACTAGTGATTACGACCTGGAGCTCTTTCGAAAAGCCCAG GAGAAGCTGCGTCTGCAGGGTCAGGTGGCAGAGGGCAGCAACATGATCAAGACCATAGTGTTTGGTCGCTACGAGCTGGACACCTGGTACCACTCGCCCTACCCAGAGGAGTACGCCCGCCTGGGCCGCCTCTACATGTGTGAGTTCTGCCTCAAGTACATGAAGAGCCAGACCATCCTGCGCAGACACATG GCCAAGTGTGTATGGAAACATCCTCCCGGAGATGAGATCTACCGCAAGAACAACATCTCTGTCTTCGAGGTTGACGGAAAGAAGAACAAG ATCTACTGCCAAAATCTGTGTCTTCTGGCCAAACTGTTTCTGGACCACAAGACTCTGTACTATGACGTTGAGCCGTTTCTCTTCTATGTGATGACAGAGGCCGACAACACTGGGTGTCACCTGGTTGGATACTTCTCTAAG GAGAAGAACTCGTTCCTGAACTACAACGTGTCTTGTATCCTCACCATGCCTCAGTATATGCGACAAGGCTATGGCAAGATGCTCATCGACTTCA GCTACCTGCTGTCAAAGGTTGAGGAGAAAGTTGGCTCTCCAGAGCGTCCCCTGTCTGACCTGGGCCTCATCAGCTACCGTAGTTATTGGAAGGAAGTGCTGCTGCGCTACCTCAACAACTTCCAGGGCAAGGAGATCTCCATCAAAG AGATCAGTCAGGAGACAGCGGTCAACCCAGTAGACATCGTCAGCACTCTGCAGTCTCTCCAGATGCTCAAGTACTGGAAGGGCAAGCATCTCGTTTTAAAGAGACAg GACCTTATTGATGACTGGAAAGCCAAGGAGACCAAGCGAGGCAGCAGCAAGACCATCGATCCCTCAGCCTTAAAATGGACGCCACCGAAAGGGACGTAG
- the LOC124479759 gene encoding histone acetyltransferase KAT7 isoform X1 produces the protein MPRRKRNAGSSSDGTEDSDFSADLEHTDSSENDAHRRRNTRLTRASLRLSQSSQDSSPAQRSPPTTLGPEEVVVFSARRVTRSQQGASVAPKKYPLRQNRSSGSDTELPGDLTERDQKQGADQDESPPRTPTGNAPSSESDIDISSPNVSNDENLAKELSLKDSGSDLSHRPKRRRFHESYNFNMKCPTPGCNSLGHLTGKHERHFSISGCPLYHNLSADECKVRATSRDKQGEERTLSHRQDENRHSTRHQAPTDRQLRYKEKVTELRKKRNSGPLKEQKEKYLDHRQIHGSQREPLLENITSDYDLELFRKAQARASEDLEKLRLQGQVAEGSNMIKTIVFGRYELDTWYHSPYPEEYARLGRLYMCEFCLKYMKSQTILRRHMAKCVWKHPPGDEIYRKNNISVFEVDGKKNKIYCQNLCLLAKLFLDHKTLYYDVEPFLFYVMTEADNTGCHLVGYFSKEKNSFLNYNVSCILTMPQYMRQGYGKMLIDFSYLLSKVEEKVGSPERPLSDLGLISYRSYWKEVLLRYLNNFQGKEISIKEISQETAVNPVDIVSTLQSLQMLKYWKGKHLVLKRQDLIDDWKAKETKRGSSKTIDPSALKWTPPKGT, from the exons ATGCCTCGGAGAAAG AGGAACGCTGGGAGCAGTTCCGATGGAACGGAAGATTCGGACTTTTCTGCGGATCTCGAGCACACGGACAGTTCCGAGAACGACGCTCACAGGCGGAGGAACACGCGCCTCACCCGTGCTTCGTTGCGACTCAGTCAAAGCTCACAAG ATTCCAGCCCTGCCCAGCGAAGCCCACCAACAACCTTGGGCCCAGAAGAGGTGGTGGTCTTTTCTGCCCGCAGAGTGACCCGTAGCCAGCAAGGGGCATCGGTCGCGCCCAAGAAATACCCCCTGCGCCAGAATCGCTCCTCTGGGTCGGACACGGAGCTGCCTGGGGATCTGACagagaggg ACCAGAAGCAGGGTGCGGACCAGGACGAGTCCCCACCCCGTACGCCCACAGGCAACGCCCCCTCGTCTGAGTCAGACATCGACATTTCCAGCCCCAACGTCTCCAACGACGAGAACCTGGCGAAGGAGCTGTCACTCAAAGACTCTGGTAGCGACCTCTCCCATAGGCCAAAGCGGCGGCGCTTTCACGAGAGCTACAATTTCAACATGAAGTGTCCCACACCAGGATGCAACTCCCTGG GCCATTTGACAGGGAAACACGAGAGACATTTCTCCATCTCTGGCTGCCCTCTGTACCATAACCTCTCTGCCGACGAATGTAAG GTGAGGGCTACTTCTCGTGacaaacagggggaggagaggactctGTCACACAGACAAGATGAGAATAGACACTCCACACGCCACCAG GCTCCGACCGATCGCCAGCTGAGGTACAAGGAGAAGGTGACGGagctgaggaagaagaggaactCTGGCCCTCTCAAGGAACAGAAGGAGAAGTACCTG GACCACCGTCAGATCCATGGGAGCCAGCGTGAGCCCCTCTTGGAGAACATCACTAGTGATTACGACCTGGAGCTCTTTCGAAAAGCCCAGGCACGTGCTTCGGAGGATCTT GAGAAGCTGCGTCTGCAGGGTCAGGTGGCAGAGGGCAGCAACATGATCAAGACCATAGTGTTTGGTCGCTACGAGCTGGACACCTGGTACCACTCGCCCTACCCAGAGGAGTACGCCCGCCTGGGCCGCCTCTACATGTGTGAGTTCTGCCTCAAGTACATGAAGAGCCAGACCATCCTGCGCAGACACATG GCCAAGTGTGTATGGAAACATCCTCCCGGAGATGAGATCTACCGCAAGAACAACATCTCTGTCTTCGAGGTTGACGGAAAGAAGAACAAG ATCTACTGCCAAAATCTGTGTCTTCTGGCCAAACTGTTTCTGGACCACAAGACTCTGTACTATGACGTTGAGCCGTTTCTCTTCTATGTGATGACAGAGGCCGACAACACTGGGTGTCACCTGGTTGGATACTTCTCTAAG GAGAAGAACTCGTTCCTGAACTACAACGTGTCTTGTATCCTCACCATGCCTCAGTATATGCGACAAGGCTATGGCAAGATGCTCATCGACTTCA GCTACCTGCTGTCAAAGGTTGAGGAGAAAGTTGGCTCTCCAGAGCGTCCCCTGTCTGACCTGGGCCTCATCAGCTACCGTAGTTATTGGAAGGAAGTGCTGCTGCGCTACCTCAACAACTTCCAGGGCAAGGAGATCTCCATCAAAG AGATCAGTCAGGAGACAGCGGTCAACCCAGTAGACATCGTCAGCACTCTGCAGTCTCTCCAGATGCTCAAGTACTGGAAGGGCAAGCATCTCGTTTTAAAGAGACAg GACCTTATTGATGACTGGAAAGCCAAGGAGACCAAGCGAGGCAGCAGCAAGACCATCGATCCCTCAGCCTTAAAATGGACGCCACCGAAAGGGACGTAG
- the LOC124479759 gene encoding histone acetyltransferase KAT7 isoform X3, whose amino-acid sequence MPRRKRNAGSSSDGTEDSDFSADLEHTDSSENDAHRRRNTRLTRASLRLSQSSQDSSPAQRSPPTTLGPEEVVVFSARRVTRSQQGASVAPKKYPLRQNRSSGSDTELPGDLTERDQKQGADQDESPPRTPTGNAPSSESDIDISSPNVSNDENLAKELSLKDSGSDLSHRPKRRRFHESYNFNMKCPTPGCNSLGHLTGKHERHFSISGCPLYHNLSADECKGEERTLSHRQDENRHSTRHQAPTDRQLRYKEKVTELRKKRNSGPLKEQKEKYLDHRQIHGSQREPLLENITSDYDLELFRKAQARASEDLEKLRLQGQVAEGSNMIKTIVFGRYELDTWYHSPYPEEYARLGRLYMCEFCLKYMKSQTILRRHMAKCVWKHPPGDEIYRKNNISVFEVDGKKNKIYCQNLCLLAKLFLDHKTLYYDVEPFLFYVMTEADNTGCHLVGYFSKEKNSFLNYNVSCILTMPQYMRQGYGKMLIDFSYLLSKVEEKVGSPERPLSDLGLISYRSYWKEVLLRYLNNFQGKEISIKEISQETAVNPVDIVSTLQSLQMLKYWKGKHLVLKRQDLIDDWKAKETKRGSSKTIDPSALKWTPPKGT is encoded by the exons ATGCCTCGGAGAAAG AGGAACGCTGGGAGCAGTTCCGATGGAACGGAAGATTCGGACTTTTCTGCGGATCTCGAGCACACGGACAGTTCCGAGAACGACGCTCACAGGCGGAGGAACACGCGCCTCACCCGTGCTTCGTTGCGACTCAGTCAAAGCTCACAAG ATTCCAGCCCTGCCCAGCGAAGCCCACCAACAACCTTGGGCCCAGAAGAGGTGGTGGTCTTTTCTGCCCGCAGAGTGACCCGTAGCCAGCAAGGGGCATCGGTCGCGCCCAAGAAATACCCCCTGCGCCAGAATCGCTCCTCTGGGTCGGACACGGAGCTGCCTGGGGATCTGACagagaggg ACCAGAAGCAGGGTGCGGACCAGGACGAGTCCCCACCCCGTACGCCCACAGGCAACGCCCCCTCGTCTGAGTCAGACATCGACATTTCCAGCCCCAACGTCTCCAACGACGAGAACCTGGCGAAGGAGCTGTCACTCAAAGACTCTGGTAGCGACCTCTCCCATAGGCCAAAGCGGCGGCGCTTTCACGAGAGCTACAATTTCAACATGAAGTGTCCCACACCAGGATGCAACTCCCTGG GCCATTTGACAGGGAAACACGAGAGACATTTCTCCATCTCTGGCTGCCCTCTGTACCATAACCTCTCTGCCGACGAATGTAAG ggggaggagaggactctGTCACACAGACAAGATGAGAATAGACACTCCACACGCCACCAG GCTCCGACCGATCGCCAGCTGAGGTACAAGGAGAAGGTGACGGagctgaggaagaagaggaactCTGGCCCTCTCAAGGAACAGAAGGAGAAGTACCTG GACCACCGTCAGATCCATGGGAGCCAGCGTGAGCCCCTCTTGGAGAACATCACTAGTGATTACGACCTGGAGCTCTTTCGAAAAGCCCAGGCACGTGCTTCGGAGGATCTT GAGAAGCTGCGTCTGCAGGGTCAGGTGGCAGAGGGCAGCAACATGATCAAGACCATAGTGTTTGGTCGCTACGAGCTGGACACCTGGTACCACTCGCCCTACCCAGAGGAGTACGCCCGCCTGGGCCGCCTCTACATGTGTGAGTTCTGCCTCAAGTACATGAAGAGCCAGACCATCCTGCGCAGACACATG GCCAAGTGTGTATGGAAACATCCTCCCGGAGATGAGATCTACCGCAAGAACAACATCTCTGTCTTCGAGGTTGACGGAAAGAAGAACAAG ATCTACTGCCAAAATCTGTGTCTTCTGGCCAAACTGTTTCTGGACCACAAGACTCTGTACTATGACGTTGAGCCGTTTCTCTTCTATGTGATGACAGAGGCCGACAACACTGGGTGTCACCTGGTTGGATACTTCTCTAAG GAGAAGAACTCGTTCCTGAACTACAACGTGTCTTGTATCCTCACCATGCCTCAGTATATGCGACAAGGCTATGGCAAGATGCTCATCGACTTCA GCTACCTGCTGTCAAAGGTTGAGGAGAAAGTTGGCTCTCCAGAGCGTCCCCTGTCTGACCTGGGCCTCATCAGCTACCGTAGTTATTGGAAGGAAGTGCTGCTGCGCTACCTCAACAACTTCCAGGGCAAGGAGATCTCCATCAAAG AGATCAGTCAGGAGACAGCGGTCAACCCAGTAGACATCGTCAGCACTCTGCAGTCTCTCCAGATGCTCAAGTACTGGAAGGGCAAGCATCTCGTTTTAAAGAGACAg GACCTTATTGATGACTGGAAAGCCAAGGAGACCAAGCGAGGCAGCAGCAAGACCATCGATCCCTCAGCCTTAAAATGGACGCCACCGAAAGGGACGTAG
- the LOC124479759 gene encoding histone acetyltransferase KAT7 isoform X4 — protein sequence MPRRKRNAGSSSDGTEDSDFSADLEHTDSSENDAHRRRNTRLTRASLRLSQSSQDSSPAQRSPPTTLGPEEVVVFSARRVTRSQQGASVAPKKYPLRQNRSSGSDTELPGDLTERDQKQGADQDESPPRTPTGNAPSSESDIDISSPNVSNDENLAKELSLKDSGSDLSHRPKRRRFHESYNFNMKCPTPGCNSLGHLTGKHERHFSISGCPLYHNLSADECKVRATSRDKQGEERTLSHRQDENRHSTRHQAPTDRQLRYKEKVTELRKKRNSGPLKEQKEKYLEKLRLQGQVAEGSNMIKTIVFGRYELDTWYHSPYPEEYARLGRLYMCEFCLKYMKSQTILRRHMAKCVWKHPPGDEIYRKNNISVFEVDGKKNKIYCQNLCLLAKLFLDHKTLYYDVEPFLFYVMTEADNTGCHLVGYFSKEKNSFLNYNVSCILTMPQYMRQGYGKMLIDFSYLLSKVEEKVGSPERPLSDLGLISYRSYWKEVLLRYLNNFQGKEISIKEISQETAVNPVDIVSTLQSLQMLKYWKGKHLVLKRQDLIDDWKAKETKRGSSKTIDPSALKWTPPKGT from the exons ATGCCTCGGAGAAAG AGGAACGCTGGGAGCAGTTCCGATGGAACGGAAGATTCGGACTTTTCTGCGGATCTCGAGCACACGGACAGTTCCGAGAACGACGCTCACAGGCGGAGGAACACGCGCCTCACCCGTGCTTCGTTGCGACTCAGTCAAAGCTCACAAG ATTCCAGCCCTGCCCAGCGAAGCCCACCAACAACCTTGGGCCCAGAAGAGGTGGTGGTCTTTTCTGCCCGCAGAGTGACCCGTAGCCAGCAAGGGGCATCGGTCGCGCCCAAGAAATACCCCCTGCGCCAGAATCGCTCCTCTGGGTCGGACACGGAGCTGCCTGGGGATCTGACagagaggg ACCAGAAGCAGGGTGCGGACCAGGACGAGTCCCCACCCCGTACGCCCACAGGCAACGCCCCCTCGTCTGAGTCAGACATCGACATTTCCAGCCCCAACGTCTCCAACGACGAGAACCTGGCGAAGGAGCTGTCACTCAAAGACTCTGGTAGCGACCTCTCCCATAGGCCAAAGCGGCGGCGCTTTCACGAGAGCTACAATTTCAACATGAAGTGTCCCACACCAGGATGCAACTCCCTGG GCCATTTGACAGGGAAACACGAGAGACATTTCTCCATCTCTGGCTGCCCTCTGTACCATAACCTCTCTGCCGACGAATGTAAG GTGAGGGCTACTTCTCGTGacaaacagggggaggagaggactctGTCACACAGACAAGATGAGAATAGACACTCCACACGCCACCAG GCTCCGACCGATCGCCAGCTGAGGTACAAGGAGAAGGTGACGGagctgaggaagaagaggaactCTGGCCCTCTCAAGGAACAGAAGGAGAAGTACCTG GAGAAGCTGCGTCTGCAGGGTCAGGTGGCAGAGGGCAGCAACATGATCAAGACCATAGTGTTTGGTCGCTACGAGCTGGACACCTGGTACCACTCGCCCTACCCAGAGGAGTACGCCCGCCTGGGCCGCCTCTACATGTGTGAGTTCTGCCTCAAGTACATGAAGAGCCAGACCATCCTGCGCAGACACATG GCCAAGTGTGTATGGAAACATCCTCCCGGAGATGAGATCTACCGCAAGAACAACATCTCTGTCTTCGAGGTTGACGGAAAGAAGAACAAG ATCTACTGCCAAAATCTGTGTCTTCTGGCCAAACTGTTTCTGGACCACAAGACTCTGTACTATGACGTTGAGCCGTTTCTCTTCTATGTGATGACAGAGGCCGACAACACTGGGTGTCACCTGGTTGGATACTTCTCTAAG GAGAAGAACTCGTTCCTGAACTACAACGTGTCTTGTATCCTCACCATGCCTCAGTATATGCGACAAGGCTATGGCAAGATGCTCATCGACTTCA GCTACCTGCTGTCAAAGGTTGAGGAGAAAGTTGGCTCTCCAGAGCGTCCCCTGTCTGACCTGGGCCTCATCAGCTACCGTAGTTATTGGAAGGAAGTGCTGCTGCGCTACCTCAACAACTTCCAGGGCAAGGAGATCTCCATCAAAG AGATCAGTCAGGAGACAGCGGTCAACCCAGTAGACATCGTCAGCACTCTGCAGTCTCTCCAGATGCTCAAGTACTGGAAGGGCAAGCATCTCGTTTTAAAGAGACAg GACCTTATTGATGACTGGAAAGCCAAGGAGACCAAGCGAGGCAGCAGCAAGACCATCGATCCCTCAGCCTTAAAATGGACGCCACCGAAAGGGACGTAG